Proteins encoded within one genomic window of Methanobacteriales archaeon HGW-Methanobacteriales-1:
- the proS gene encoding proline--tRNA ligase: MTNFSEWFHNILEEAEILDSRYPIKGMNVWLPNGFKIRKYTLNILKDILDKEHEEVLFPLLIPEDELAKEAIHVKGFEEEVYWINHGGLTELNKKMALRPTSETAMYPMFSLWVRSHTDLPMKFYQVVNTFRYETKHTRPLIRVREITTFKEAHTVHSSREDAQKQVEDAIKIYKEFFDVLGIPYLITKRPVWDKFPGADYTMAFDTLLPDGKTLQIGTVHNLGQTFAKTFEITFETPEGEHEYAYQTCYGLSDRVIASVIGIHGDDSGLCLPPEISPYQVVIVPIIFKKGGEEVIAACEEIQSKLKDAGFRVHLDNRDIRAGKKFYDWEMKGVPLRIELGPRDLNDNKAVFLRRDTMEKISVSLEEDIIDNVKNLMSDISLNMGEKAREKFNTHIRQVNNIEDVKESIENEKGIISFAWCGEESCGKEIEEIANVDILGVQEEEPSGKCFNCSRKAKFKAFLAKTY, translated from the coding sequence ATGACAAATTTCAGTGAATGGTTTCACAATATATTAGAGGAAGCAGAAATTTTAGACTCCCGTTATCCAATCAAAGGAATGAATGTTTGGCTTCCTAATGGTTTTAAAATAAGAAAATACACTTTAAATATCCTTAAAGATATTTTAGATAAAGAACATGAAGAAGTGCTTTTCCCATTACTTATTCCTGAAGATGAACTTGCAAAAGAGGCTATTCATGTAAAAGGATTCGAAGAAGAGGTTTATTGGATAAATCATGGTGGTTTAACTGAATTAAACAAAAAAATGGCTTTACGGCCAACCAGTGAAACTGCAATGTATCCTATGTTTTCTTTATGGGTTAGATCTCACACAGATTTACCTATGAAGTTTTACCAGGTTGTAAACACATTCCGGTATGAAACTAAACACACCAGACCACTAATAAGAGTAAGAGAGATTACTACTTTTAAGGAAGCACACACGGTTCACAGCAGCAGAGAAGACGCTCAAAAACAGGTTGAAGATGCTATTAAGATTTATAAAGAGTTCTTTGATGTTTTAGGAATTCCTTACTTAATTACTAAAAGGCCAGTATGGGATAAATTCCCGGGTGCAGACTATACCATGGCTTTTGATACATTACTACCTGATGGAAAGACTTTGCAGATTGGTACGGTCCATAATTTAGGCCAAACCTTTGCCAAAACTTTTGAAATCACTTTCGAAACTCCTGAAGGGGAGCACGAATATGCTTATCAAACGTGTTATGGTCTCTCGGATAGAGTTATTGCTTCAGTTATTGGTATTCATGGAGATGATTCTGGTTTATGCCTTCCACCTGAAATTTCACCATATCAAGTAGTAATAGTTCCGATCATATTTAAAAAAGGCGGGGAAGAAGTAATAGCTGCTTGTGAGGAAATTCAGAGTAAACTGAAAGATGCTGGATTCAGAGTTCACCTGGATAATCGGGATATACGGGCCGGTAAAAAATTCTATGATTGGGAAATGAAAGGAGTTCCCTTAAGAATAGAATTAGGGCCAAGAGATTTAAATGATAATAAAGCTGTCTTCTTAAGAAGAGATACCATGGAAAAAATCAGTGTTTCCCTTGAAGAGGATATTATAGATAATGTTAAAAACTTAATGTCGGATATTAGTTTGAATATGGGAGAAAAAGCCCGGGAAAAATTCAATACTCATATTCGCCAAGTAAATAATATTGAAGATGTTAAAGAGTCTATAGAAAATGAAAAAGGTATAATTTCATTTGCATGGTGTGGTGAAGAGTCCTGTGGAAAAGAAATAGAAGAAATAGCAAATGTAGATATTTTAGGTGTTCAAGAGGAAGAACCTTCTGGAAAATGTTTCAATTGCAGTAGAAAAGCTAAATTCAAGGCTTTCCTGGCAAAAACATATTAA
- the cofC gene encoding 2-phospho-L-lactate guanylyltransferase: MKSTYAIIPVSRFSHAKTRLSPTLTPSEREGLLKAMLTDVTMALKGAVDEVVVISADEDVLEFAYELGVTIIQEKGQTDLNGALKQAIEWCSENCSQVIITPSDIPLLGIANPKKFIEDSEKYDVVIAPAKGGGTNAIAFQPGTIELKFGDCSFFEHLQDAKNNELSFKIYDSFYLSLDVNTAEDLGEIILHGHDTHTQAYLKKLKLSAKPFHGSERLEIKRELI, translated from the coding sequence ATGAAATCAACTTATGCAATAATTCCTGTTTCCAGGTTTTCCCATGCGAAAACACGGCTTTCTCCCACTTTAACCCCAAGTGAAAGAGAGGGTTTATTAAAGGCCATGTTAACTGATGTTACCATGGCCTTAAAAGGTGCTGTTGATGAAGTAGTGGTCATAAGCGCTGATGAAGATGTTCTTGAATTTGCATATGAATTAGGAGTAACAATTATTCAAGAAAAAGGCCAGACTGATTTGAATGGTGCTCTTAAACAGGCCATTGAATGGTGTTCTGAAAATTGTAGCCAAGTAATAATAACTCCTTCAGATATTCCATTACTAGGTATTGCTAACCCAAAAAAATTTATTGAAGATTCCGAGAAATATGATGTAGTAATTGCTCCGGCTAAAGGTGGTGGAACTAATGCTATTGCATTCCAACCTGGAACAATTGAATTAAAATTCGGTGATTGCAGCTTCTTTGAACATTTGCAAGATGCAAAAAATAATGAACTTTCCTTTAAAATATATGATTCATTCTATCTTTCTCTGGATGTTAATACGGCAGAGGATTTAGGTGAAATTATTTTACATGGTCATGATACTCATACTCAAGCATATTTAAAGAAACTAAAATTAAGTGCCAAGCCTTTTCACGGATCAGAACGTTTAGAAATCAAAAGAGAATTAATATAA
- the thiD gene encoding bifunctional hydroxymethylpyrimidine kinase/phosphomethylpyrimidine kinase: protein MIAISIAGFDPSGGAGILSDLKTFSALGVYGTGVITALTAQNVQRVSGINPIESDFIEEQIDLILEDLPIIYGKTGMLYSKEIIKSVSKKISEYELKMVVDPVMVAGSGSSLSQEGMASAIKKYLLKEALIVTPNVFEAELLSGINIETQEDAIESAYKIGKLCDVVVTGGHLDGDNILYNGQISVISGELIESSNTHGSGCSFSAAIAAYMSKGIEMGTAIKKADIFVKESIKNGHWGTLNQFWKNNINEK from the coding sequence ATGATTGCTATTTCTATTGCTGGTTTTGATCCTTCTGGAGGGGCGGGAATATTAAGTGATTTAAAGACATTTTCTGCGCTTGGGGTCTATGGAACTGGAGTAATTACTGCACTAACTGCTCAAAATGTTCAAAGAGTTTCGGGTATAAATCCTATAGAATCTGATTTTATTGAAGAACAGATAGATTTAATTTTAGAAGATCTTCCTATAATTTACGGGAAAACCGGAATGCTTTATTCTAAGGAAATCATAAAATCGGTTTCTAAAAAGATTTCAGAATATGAATTAAAAATGGTGGTTGACCCGGTAATGGTTGCCGGATCTGGAAGTTCTCTCTCACAAGAGGGAATGGCCAGTGCTATAAAAAAATACCTTTTAAAAGAGGCATTAATAGTCACTCCCAATGTTTTTGAAGCAGAATTACTTTCAGGAATCAATATTGAAACTCAAGAAGATGCTATTGAATCTGCTTACAAAATAGGAAAACTATGTGATGTGGTAGTTACAGGAGGCCATCTAGATGGGGATAATATCCTTTATAATGGCCAAATTAGTGTTATTAGTGGAGAATTAATAGAAAGTAGCAATACGCACGGGAGTGGATGCTCCTTTTCAGCAGCTATTGCTGCTTATATGAGTAAAGGGATTGAAATGGGAACTGCCATTAAAAAAGCTGATATTTTTGTAAAAGAAAGCATTAAAAATGGTCATTGGGGTACTTTAAATCAATTCTGGAAGAATAATATAAATGAAAAATAA
- a CDS encoding adenylosuccinate synthetase (catalyzes the formation of N6-(1,2,-dicarboxyethyl)-AMP from L-aspartate, inosine monophosphate and GTP in AMP biosynthesis): MTCSVLVGGGWGDEGKGKCITYLCHYDKPSIIARAGVGPNAGHSVEFNGEKYGLRLTPSGFVHTDAKMFIGAGVLVDPEVFLHEMDYLNKYNVKERTFVDYRCAIIEEQHKERDKASDHLFKKIGSTGTGCGPANSDRVMRTAKLASEIPELEDYTANVPLQINEALDQDQDVFIEGSQGFGLSLYYGTYPYVTSKDTTASTAAADVGVGPTRIDDVIAVFKSYITRVGEGPFPTEITQQKAEEMGLEEYGTVTGRRRRVGLFDMEMAKESCMINGATQIALTCVDRLYPECERTTDYSSLKPEIKRFIDEIEGETGVPVTIISTGPDLVDTIDLRDELL; encoded by the coding sequence ATGACATGTAGTGTTTTAGTCGGAGGCGGATGGGGTGACGAAGGTAAAGGTAAGTGTATTACTTATTTATGCCATTATGATAAACCCAGCATCATCGCCAGAGCAGGAGTAGGGCCTAACGCAGGCCACTCTGTAGAATTTAATGGTGAAAAATACGGTTTAAGATTAACTCCTTCTGGATTTGTGCATACTGACGCTAAGATGTTTATAGGCGCCGGAGTACTAGTTGATCCAGAAGTATTCTTACATGAAATGGATTATTTAAACAAATATAATGTTAAAGAGCGAACATTTGTTGATTATCGCTGCGCTATAATAGAAGAACAACATAAAGAAAGAGATAAAGCTTCTGATCACCTTTTTAAGAAAATAGGAAGTACTGGTACTGGTTGCGGACCTGCTAACTCAGATAGAGTAATGAGAACAGCCAAACTGGCCAGTGAAATACCAGAACTCGAAGATTACACAGCTAATGTGCCTCTGCAAATAAATGAAGCTTTAGATCAAGACCAGGATGTTTTTATTGAAGGTTCACAGGGTTTTGGATTATCACTGTACTATGGAACATATCCCTATGTGACCAGTAAAGACACTACTGCTAGTACTGCAGCAGCAGATGTAGGTGTGGGACCTACCCGTATCGATGACGTTATAGCTGTTTTTAAATCATATATAACTCGAGTAGGTGAAGGACCATTCCCAACAGAGATTACGCAACAAAAAGCTGAAGAAATGGGACTTGAAGAGTACGGAACCGTTACTGGCAGACGAAGAAGAGTTGGTCTATTTGATATGGAAATGGCTAAAGAATCCTGTATGATAAATGGAGCAACACAAATCGCTTTGACATGTGTAGACCGTCTTTATCCAGAATGCGAACGAACAACAGATTATTCTTCACTTAAACCAGAAATAAAAAGATTTATAGATGAAATTGAAGGAGAAACTGGAGTTCCTGTAACAATAATATCTACTGGCCCAGATCTAGTTGATACCATTGATTTAAGAGATGAATTACTTTAA
- a CDS encoding ATP-binding protein gives MDYYHDEKMQRLFEILKQPKTLEEIDLSESFIKNLILKVISNYGHIKVNHIHEITGLHINILEKCLNDMEEEDLCAPIGGGFMFPSVTFTIKKVGKTQADQLSEENPYVGIAPVAYDTYYKIMEIQLKDRFPQKIPQEVIDKTFAEVVGNENGKRTLIESAIGGKGFFIYGLPGTGKTFLTSKMSDLLPPILIPRYIEFSDHVIQLFDPDFHKECPEQPEDIRWVKIYAPFVFTGSELNSEKLETNFDPHKGVYETSPIIKANGGVLLLDDLGRQKEDHNALLNRLIVPMENKKDMIYIKGAPMVVQTHFIPAFSTNLDITIMDEAHLRRAPLHIFLENPTLPEIVKVFKRNLDLLGEKYDPSVIKTFEKVYEPTRNGGEGLQATFAHARDLAQIAQAVRIRKNEEVITSEIMDNALQQHVLIALQRRFTPALFDRIIRKKKDE, from the coding sequence ATGGATTACTACCATGATGAAAAAATGCAGCGATTATTCGAAATCCTCAAACAACCTAAAACTTTAGAAGAAATTGATCTCTCTGAAAGTTTTATAAAAAATCTTATTTTAAAGGTTATCTCAAATTATGGTCATATCAAAGTTAATCATATACACGAAATAACCGGACTTCATATAAATATTCTAGAAAAATGCCTAAATGATATGGAAGAAGAAGATCTATGCGCTCCCATTGGGGGAGGTTTCATGTTCCCCAGCGTTACATTTACCATTAAAAAAGTGGGAAAAACTCAGGCCGATCAGCTTTCAGAAGAGAATCCATACGTAGGCATTGCTCCAGTAGCTTATGATACATACTACAAAATTATGGAGATTCAATTAAAAGATCGATTTCCCCAAAAGATACCTCAAGAAGTTATAGATAAAACATTTGCAGAAGTTGTGGGAAATGAGAATGGTAAAAGAACTTTGATTGAATCCGCAATTGGTGGAAAAGGATTTTTCATTTATGGACTTCCCGGTACTGGAAAAACATTCCTTACCAGTAAAATGTCAGATTTGTTACCACCCATATTGATACCTAGATATATTGAGTTCAGTGACCATGTAATCCAATTATTTGACCCCGATTTTCATAAAGAGTGTCCTGAGCAACCAGAAGATATTCGTTGGGTCAAAATATACGCACCATTCGTTTTTACAGGATCTGAACTGAATAGTGAAAAATTAGAAACCAATTTTGATCCTCATAAAGGAGTTTATGAAACTTCACCTATTATTAAAGCCAATGGTGGTGTTCTATTACTGGATGATCTGGGTCGACAAAAAGAAGACCACAATGCTCTTTTAAATCGTTTGATTGTTCCTATGGAAAATAAAAAAGACATGATTTACATTAAAGGAGCTCCTATGGTAGTTCAAACACATTTCATACCTGCATTTTCCACAAACCTGGATATAACTATTATGGATGAAGCACACTTGAGGCGTGCACCTCTACATATTTTCCTGGAAAACCCTACCTTGCCCGAGATAGTAAAAGTTTTTAAAAGAAATCTTGATTTACTTGGTGAAAAATACGATCCATCTGTAATAAAAACATTTGAAAAAGTATATGAACCAACTAGAAATGGTGGTGAAGGCCTACAAGCAACCTTTGCCCATGCAAGGGATTTAGCCCAAATTGCTCAAGCAGTTAGAATCCGAAAAAATGAAGAAGTCATAACTTCTGAAATTATGGATAACGCACTCCAACAGCACGTTTTAATTGCTTTGCAGAGAAGATTCACCCCTGCCCTGTTTGATAGAATTATTCGAAAGAAGAAAGATGAATAA
- a CDS encoding low temperature requirement protein A — MKIRKDIILPPRLRSIDGNEERHAEWLELLYDLVFVAAVSILALNLSSDFSFAGLLKSIPLFFVIWWGWVGHTFYLTRFGTDDLLNRFLTMLQMIAVASLAVNAENAFGTNGSGFAISYATLRFILVLEYYRAGKHLKEAKPLTDHYCKGFGAAAFIWLISAFVPTPFRFVLWVIAMVIDLLTPITAAEEQYKLPPHSKYLPERFGLFTIILIGEAVVSVVFTINDVGFYFLSEVTGIMGLIIAFCIWWSYFEEAKGAEPKVISSGNKISKYQLWLYSHFPLLLGIVTLAAGIKHVINLGYSNFLPVNEAWLLCVALALTFLSLSFIHLSSFSLEECKNKVLIIFRMPYYFTTVLVLLTGFLGSLIPAWAFLGILCILCLIKVVLSLREIPEDLVCEL; from the coding sequence ATGAAAATTAGAAAAGATATAATTCTACCGCCACGGCTGCGTTCTATTGATGGAAATGAGGAGAGACATGCTGAGTGGCTAGAGTTATTGTATGATCTGGTTTTTGTAGCTGCTGTTTCTATATTGGCCCTCAATTTAAGCTCAGATTTTTCTTTCGCTGGTCTTTTAAAGTCTATTCCTCTATTTTTTGTTATTTGGTGGGGATGGGTGGGACATACTTTTTATCTCACTCGATTTGGTACAGACGATCTTTTAAATCGATTTTTAACTATGCTGCAGATGATTGCAGTAGCTTCTTTAGCAGTAAATGCTGAAAATGCTTTTGGAACTAATGGTTCGGGATTTGCGATATCTTATGCCACATTGCGTTTTATACTAGTTTTAGAATATTATCGTGCGGGTAAACACCTCAAAGAGGCTAAACCATTAACGGATCATTATTGTAAAGGTTTTGGAGCTGCTGCTTTTATCTGGTTGATTTCAGCCTTTGTTCCTACGCCCTTCCGTTTTGTTTTATGGGTCATAGCAATGGTAATTGATTTATTAACTCCCATAACTGCTGCAGAAGAACAATATAAACTTCCTCCTCACTCAAAATACCTTCCAGAAAGGTTTGGACTTTTTACTATTATTTTAATAGGGGAAGCAGTGGTTAGTGTGGTATTCACCATAAATGATGTTGGATTTTATTTTTTATCTGAAGTTACAGGAATAATGGGGCTAATAATAGCTTTCTGTATATGGTGGAGCTATTTCGAGGAAGCAAAAGGTGCAGAGCCCAAGGTAATTAGTTCTGGAAATAAAATAAGTAAATATCAACTATGGTTATATTCTCACTTCCCATTGCTTTTGGGGATTGTTACTTTAGCTGCAGGTATAAAACACGTTATTAATTTAGGATATTCTAATTTTCTGCCAGTTAATGAGGCCTGGTTGCTTTGTGTAGCATTAGCTTTAACTTTTCTTTCATTGAGTTTTATCCATCTATCCTCTTTTAGTCTAGAAGAATGTAAAAATAAAGTATTGATAATCTTTAGAATGCCTTATTATTTTACAACTGTTTTAGTTTTATTAACTGGATTTTTAGGCAGTTTAATCCCAGCTTGGGCCTTTTTAGGAATTTTATGTATTTTATGTTTGATTAAAGTGGTTTTGTCTTTAAGGGAGATCCCTGAGGATTTGGTTTGTGAGTTATAG
- the katG gene encoding catalase/peroxidase HPI, with product MGDNSKCPVTGHTNRKPTGSGTMNKDWWPNQLNIGILNQHTNVSNPMGVEFNYADEFEKLDLAALKRDLYHLMTDSQEWWPADWGHYGGLMIRMAWHSAGTYRTSDGRGGGGTGNQRFAPINSWPDNVNLDKSRRLLWPIKQKYGKKISWADLMILAGNCALESMGFKTFGFGGGRVDIWQPEEDIYWGKEDIWLDDERYTGDRNLEKPLAAVQMGLIYVNPEGPNGEPIPLDSARDVRETFARMAMNDEETVALIAGGHTFGKTHGAGDPELLGSEPEAAPIDAQGLGWISTYKSGKGSDTITSGLEGAWKPNPTTWDMGYLKVLFKYEWELQKSPAGAYIWLAKDVDDEDMVVDAHNPSKKNRPMMTTADLSLKFDPVYEKIARHYLENPDEFADAFARAWFKLTHRDMGPRTRYLGPEVPQEDLIWQDPIPVVDHELINAQDIATLKAEILASCLTVSELVSTAWASASTFRGSDNRGGANGAHIRLAPQKDWEVNEPTKLKKVLHTLEEIQTEFNASSDKKVSLADLIVLGGCAAIEKAAKNAGYDVSVPFNPGRMDALSEQTDIESFDVLEPVADGFRNYLKTKFMVSAEEMLIDRSQLLTLTAPEMTVLLGGLRVLNINYKESKHGLFTEKPETLTNDFFVNLLDMSTEWKPVSEEGDLFEGYDRETGELKWTGTRVDLIFGSNSQLRAIAEVYAFEDSESKFIQDFIAAWNKVMNADRFDLS from the coding sequence ATGGGTGATAATAGTAAGTGTCCGGTTACAGGCCATACAAATAGAAAACCAACAGGTAGTGGAACTATGAATAAAGATTGGTGGCCAAACCAATTAAATATAGGGATTCTTAATCAGCATACAAACGTGTCAAATCCAATGGGGGTCGAGTTTAACTATGCTGATGAATTTGAAAAGCTTGACCTGGCTGCATTGAAAAGAGACCTTTACCATCTAATGACCGATTCACAGGAATGGTGGCCCGCCGACTGGGGGCATTATGGTGGTCTTATGATTCGTATGGCCTGGCATAGTGCCGGTACTTACCGCACATCTGACGGCCGTGGTGGTGGTGGCACCGGTAATCAGCGTTTTGCACCCATAAACAGCTGGCCAGATAACGTTAATCTGGATAAATCACGTCGCCTTTTATGGCCTATTAAACAGAAATATGGGAAAAAAATATCCTGGGCTGACCTGATGATTCTGGCTGGTAATTGTGCATTGGAGTCTATGGGCTTTAAAACATTTGGATTTGGTGGGGGCCGAGTGGACATCTGGCAGCCGGAAGAGGATATTTACTGGGGTAAAGAAGATATCTGGCTTGATGATGAGCGATATACTGGAGATCGTAACCTGGAGAAACCTCTGGCAGCTGTACAGATGGGATTGATCTATGTAAACCCGGAGGGTCCTAACGGAGAACCAATACCTCTTGATTCAGCACGTGATGTCCGAGAAACCTTCGCACGTATGGCTATGAATGACGAAGAGACCGTAGCGCTAATTGCCGGAGGGCACACATTTGGTAAAACTCACGGTGCAGGAGATCCAGAATTATTGGGAAGCGAACCAGAAGCTGCCCCTATTGATGCACAAGGATTAGGGTGGATAAGCACTTATAAGAGTGGTAAGGGCAGTGATACCATTACCAGTGGACTTGAAGGTGCATGGAAACCAAACCCTACCACCTGGGATATGGGTTACCTAAAAGTTCTCTTCAAATATGAATGGGAACTTCAAAAAAGTCCGGCAGGGGCTTATATATGGCTAGCAAAAGATGTGGATGATGAAGATATGGTTGTTGATGCCCACAATCCTTCTAAAAAAAATCGTCCCATGATGACCACCGCGGATCTTTCCCTCAAGTTTGATCCAGTTTACGAAAAAATAGCCAGACACTATCTGGAAAATCCAGACGAATTTGCTGATGCCTTTGCCCGCGCTTGGTTTAAATTAACTCACCGTGACATGGGCCCTCGTACCCGTTACCTGGGACCGGAAGTTCCACAGGAGGATCTTATCTGGCAGGATCCAATTCCTGTGGTGGATCACGAACTTATAAATGCACAGGACATAGCAACCCTCAAAGCTGAGATCCTTGCATCATGCCTGACTGTTTCTGAACTTGTTTCAACTGCCTGGGCTTCTGCATCAACATTCCGTGGGTCTGATAATCGAGGCGGTGCCAATGGTGCGCACATACGTCTTGCTCCTCAGAAAGATTGGGAAGTTAATGAACCTACTAAACTTAAAAAAGTACTGCATACTCTGGAGGAGATTCAAACTGAGTTCAATGCATCCAGTGATAAAAAGGTTTCCCTGGCAGATTTAATCGTCTTGGGAGGTTGTGCTGCTATTGAAAAAGCAGCTAAGAATGCTGGTTATGACGTAAGCGTACCTTTCAATCCAGGGCGTATGGATGCACTGAGCGAGCAAACAGACATAGAATCATTTGATGTTCTTGAACCTGTAGCAGATGGATTTAGAAACTATTTAAAAACTAAATTCATGGTTTCAGCAGAGGAAATGCTTATAGATCGCTCACAGTTACTGACACTAACCGCCCCGGAAATGACTGTTCTCCTGGGAGGTTTGAGAGTTTTAAATATAAATTACAAGGAATCCAAACACGGTCTTTTCACCGAAAAACCTGAAACCCTCACCAATGACTTTTTCGTGAATTTGTTGGATATGAGTACCGAATGGAAACCAGTATCTGAAGAAGGGGATCTATTTGAAGGATATGATCGTGAAACCGGAGAATTAAAATGGACAGGTACTAGAGTTGACCTTATTTTTGGTTCTAACTCTCAATTAAGAGCCATTGCCGAGGTCTATGCTTTTGAAGATTCAGAAAGTAAATTCATTCAGGACTTCATTGCTGCATGGAACAAGGTGATGAATGCTGATCGATTTGATCTTTCCTAG
- a CDS encoding alpha/beta hydrolase: protein MEIERKIIKGEDFEVPCVILKPAEYVGSAVVVHGYGGFKEETLGLAWRIAEQGFLTGAIDLRGHGEHPMNLDENLLLDLETSISYFKQFGKVTAVGHSLGGRLSLISSADYAIGISPAIVKEFSPQTQQLIKENRDYRVRRSDITVFQILKNMPLYDTKKNSLILYGERDVPEIISKCQELDSHGEQTVKIDEALHSDIFLYEPTFDVITRKLREWYG from the coding sequence GTGGAGATTGAAAGAAAAATAATAAAAGGTGAAGATTTTGAAGTTCCATGTGTCATTTTAAAACCAGCAGAGTATGTAGGCTCCGCCGTGGTGGTTCATGGATATGGTGGTTTTAAAGAAGAAACTTTAGGGTTGGCCTGGCGCATAGCAGAACAAGGATTCCTGACCGGAGCTATAGATCTTCGAGGCCATGGCGAACATCCCATGAATCTGGATGAAAACTTATTATTAGACTTGGAAACTTCTATTTCTTATTTTAAACAATTCGGGAAAGTCACGGCAGTAGGCCATTCTTTAGGCGGCCGTCTTTCCCTCATAAGTAGTGCGGATTATGCTATTGGAATTTCACCAGCCATCGTAAAAGAATTTAGCCCACAAACCCAGCAGTTAATTAAAGAAAATAGGGATTACCGGGTCAGAAGATCGGATATCACTGTTTTCCAAATCTTAAAAAATATGCCATTATATGATACCAAAAAGAATTCTCTAATTTTATATGGGGAACGAGATGTCCCTGAAATCATTTCCAAGTGTCAAGAATTGGATTCACATGGAGAACAAACAGTTAAAATTGATGAAGCCCTTCATAGCGATATTTTCCTTTATGAACCCACCTTTGATGTTATTACAAGAAAATTAAGGGAATGGTATGGATAA